One region of Streptomyces sp. NBC_00442 genomic DNA includes:
- a CDS encoding AAA family ATPase — translation MNEAARALLLRLDRLRTTIAALVESRSADDPTAQDPLRGLYVSADTAARLAAAPMPAPPSPSPSQSQSQSPSPTEAGAAPTELPLDESELLFGPDDRLALLAGNFGLGELDELILLVALAPDVDRRFEALYGYLNDDVGRRRASVTLALDLAGTGPYDPVARGRFHPAAPLVAKGLVVLEDEERPLPGRALRVPERVVAHLLGDDTLDGQLGGWGVELLTPGGSAPDDGVAARIALAQRPVCVHLRERRAGSGADAVTLALRGAGRAVLRHRPVSTGHGEHTGHARHTDHNGHTDHAAVRALLREARLRGAGTAVVVELPDDQPGPLVRELAAPDVTVVFAGTQPYDPTWAPGAALLALEDTAVETDPLTAWSEELPSYEGDLAEAVGPYRLGAGQVRLAARGALALAGFEGVPVGLGHVQRSARLLSAPLLDRHARRVRPAVGFADLVLPAEPLGMLHELAGRARHRDRVLGEWRLRTGGGRGRGVVALFAGDSGTGKTLAAEVVAGELGLDMYVVDLSSVVDKYVGETEKNLEKIFAEADRTDSVLLFDEADAVFGKRSEVKSSHDRYANLESAYLLQRLEAFDGIAVLTTNLRANIDEAFTRRIDLIVDFPFPDVELRAQLWRSCLAGVPQEPGLDAELLRCAKEFDLAGGAIRSAGVTAGYLAAGRGGAVSAEDVRVGARREYVKSGRLVPGVGLAWTP, via the coding sequence GTGAACGAGGCCGCCCGCGCCCTGCTGCTCCGGCTCGACCGTCTGCGTACGACGATCGCGGCCCTGGTGGAGTCGCGCTCCGCCGACGACCCGACGGCCCAGGACCCGCTCCGCGGCCTGTACGTCTCGGCGGACACGGCGGCCCGCCTGGCCGCGGCCCCGATGCCCGCGCCGCCGTCACCATCACCGTCGCAGTCGCAGTCGCAGTCGCCGTCACCTACGGAAGCGGGCGCGGCGCCGACCGAACTCCCTCTCGACGAAAGCGAGTTGCTCTTCGGGCCGGACGACCGTCTGGCGCTCCTCGCCGGGAACTTCGGCCTGGGCGAGCTCGATGAGCTGATCCTCCTGGTGGCCCTCGCGCCCGACGTGGACCGGCGCTTCGAGGCGCTGTACGGCTACCTCAACGACGACGTGGGCCGCCGCAGGGCCTCGGTGACCCTCGCCCTCGACCTCGCGGGGACGGGCCCGTACGACCCCGTGGCGCGGGGGCGCTTCCACCCCGCCGCGCCGCTGGTCGCGAAGGGCCTGGTGGTCCTGGAGGACGAGGAGCGGCCGCTGCCGGGCCGGGCGCTGCGAGTCCCGGAGCGGGTGGTCGCCCATCTCCTGGGGGACGACACGCTCGACGGTCAACTGGGCGGATGGGGGGTCGAGTTGCTCACGCCGGGCGGCTCGGCTCCCGACGACGGGGTCGCGGCGCGGATCGCGCTGGCACAGCGGCCCGTCTGCGTCCATCTGCGCGAGCGCAGGGCGGGGAGCGGCGCGGACGCGGTGACCCTCGCCCTGCGCGGCGCGGGCCGCGCGGTGCTGCGCCACCGCCCCGTGAGCACCGGACACGGCGAGCACACCGGGCACGCCCGGCACACCGACCACAACGGGCACACCGACCACGCGGCGGTGCGCGCGCTGCTGCGCGAGGCACGGCTGCGCGGGGCGGGGACGGCGGTGGTCGTGGAGCTCCCGGACGACCAACCGGGACCGCTGGTCCGCGAACTCGCCGCGCCCGACGTGACCGTGGTGTTCGCCGGAACCCAGCCGTACGACCCCACATGGGCGCCGGGGGCCGCGCTCCTGGCCCTGGAGGACACGGCCGTCGAGACGGATCCGCTGACCGCGTGGAGCGAGGAACTCCCCTCGTACGAGGGCGACTTGGCAGAGGCCGTCGGGCCGTATCGGCTCGGCGCGGGACAGGTGCGGCTGGCCGCGCGGGGGGCGCTGGCGCTCGCCGGGTTCGAAGGTGTTCCGGTCGGCCTCGGCCATGTGCAGCGCAGCGCCCGGCTCCTGTCGGCGCCGCTGCTCGACCGGCACGCGCGGCGGGTCAGGCCGGCCGTCGGCTTCGCGGACCTGGTCCTTCCGGCCGAACCGCTCGGGATGCTGCACGAACTGGCCGGACGGGCCAGGCACCGGGACCGGGTGCTCGGCGAGTGGCGGCTGCGCACGGGGGGCGGGCGCGGGCGGGGCGTCGTCGCGCTGTTCGCGGGGGACTCCGGCACGGGCAAGACGCTCGCGGCGGAGGTCGTCGCGGGGGAGCTCGGGCTCGACATGTACGTGGTCGACCTGTCGTCCGTCGTCGACAAGTACGTCGGCGAGACGGAGAAGAACCTGGAGAAGATCTTCGCGGAGGCGGACCGGACGGACTCGGTGCTGCTCTTCGACGAGGCGGACGCGGTGTTCGGCAAGCGGTCGGAGGTGAAGAGCTCGCACGACCGGTACGCGAACCTGGAGAGCGCGTACCTGCTCCAGCGGCTTGAGGCGTTCGACGGCATCGCGGTCCTGACGACGAACCTGCGGGCCAACATCGACGAGGCCTTCACGCGGCGGATCGACCTGATCGTGGACTTCCCGTTCCCCGACGTGGAACTGCGCGCCCAGCTGTGGCGCAGCTGCCTGGCGGGGGTGCCGCAGGAGCCCGGCCTCGACGCCGAACTCCTGCGTTGCGCCAAGGAGTTCGACCTCGCCGGCGGCGCGATTCGCTCCGCGGGAGTCACGGCGGGGTATCTCGCGGCGGGACGGGGGGGTGCGGTGTCCGCGGAGGACGTGCGGGTCGGAGCGCGGCGGGAGTACGTGAAATCCGGCCGCCTCGTCCCCGGCGTCGGCCTCGCCTGGACCCCCTAG
- a CDS encoding peptidoglycan-binding domain-containing protein translates to MTMWTSLDPAAVAVDPGGRATARLRVRNTGDTVEEYRLSVVGTPAGWSRVEPDTLRLYPGSEGTAEISFAPPRSPDALAGPASYGIRVEPRDHPEVRDVLEGQVTVAPFTEVRAELMPATLVGRFRARASVAVDNVGNTTLTASLTLRDEANRLTYEMAPNAVQVEPGRAAFAKLTVRPQRVRWTGGTEHHRLSLSVRRSGDDTAVDLSGTFEQRAVLPRWMLVVASAAVTASVAFVMLWLGFQPKVATAAGEMQAAAGAQPVPQGSETPLPAAPSSPPPAAPPGAAVPPAGGSGGGDGGAGGDSSQVGGGPPVPPPAPRTAPKPAADAPVGPVWDVGYKPDVIVTYAQYRLATLGNECALKPGWTAAVIDKATQTSLACYQRHVMADQKTSRQLTLTDQRYGTLGRATLTSMWAQGIRPEDVKSGANNFKVRMLAASLWWANQSAISDVDLDRDRDYAEKGVAYFKNPAKGETMKADAGLASAIKEYQQNVGLKPTGVADSKTLNWLVGGAVKEPGKVGR, encoded by the coding sequence ATGACCATGTGGACGTCTCTGGACCCGGCCGCCGTCGCCGTCGATCCCGGTGGGCGGGCCACCGCACGGCTGCGCGTGCGCAACACCGGGGACACCGTCGAGGAGTACCGCCTCTCGGTCGTCGGCACCCCCGCGGGCTGGTCCCGGGTGGAGCCCGACACCCTGCGTCTGTACCCCGGCAGCGAAGGCACCGCGGAGATCTCCTTCGCGCCGCCGCGCTCCCCCGACGCCCTGGCGGGCCCGGCCTCGTACGGGATCCGCGTGGAGCCCCGCGACCACCCCGAGGTGCGGGACGTCCTCGAAGGACAGGTCACGGTCGCGCCGTTCACCGAGGTGCGTGCCGAGCTGATGCCGGCGACCCTGGTGGGCCGGTTCCGCGCGCGGGCCTCGGTCGCCGTCGACAACGTCGGCAACACCACGCTCACGGCATCCCTGACCCTGCGCGACGAGGCCAACCGGCTCACCTACGAGATGGCACCCAACGCGGTCCAAGTGGAGCCCGGAAGGGCCGCGTTCGCGAAGCTGACCGTCCGGCCGCAGCGGGTCCGCTGGACCGGCGGCACCGAGCACCACCGCCTGAGCCTGTCGGTGCGCCGCTCCGGGGACGACACCGCCGTCGATCTTTCCGGCACCTTCGAGCAGCGTGCGGTACTGCCGCGCTGGATGCTCGTCGTCGCGAGCGCGGCGGTCACGGCGTCGGTCGCGTTCGTGATGCTGTGGCTCGGCTTCCAGCCGAAGGTCGCCACCGCGGCCGGCGAGATGCAGGCCGCCGCCGGCGCGCAGCCCGTGCCGCAGGGCTCCGAGACCCCGCTGCCCGCCGCCCCCTCGTCCCCGCCGCCGGCCGCGCCTCCCGGCGCGGCGGTCCCGCCCGCGGGCGGCTCGGGCGGCGGCGACGGTGGCGCGGGCGGCGACTCCTCGCAGGTCGGCGGCGGCCCGCCCGTCCCGCCGCCCGCGCCGAGGACCGCGCCCAAGCCGGCCGCCGACGCCCCCGTCGGGCCCGTCTGGGACGTGGGCTACAAGCCGGACGTCATCGTCACGTACGCCCAGTACCGCCTGGCCACCCTCGGCAACGAGTGCGCCCTGAAGCCCGGCTGGACCGCGGCCGTCATCGACAAGGCCACCCAGACCTCGCTGGCCTGCTACCAGCGGCACGTCATGGCGGACCAGAAGACCAGCCGCCAGCTGACGCTCACCGACCAGCGGTACGGCACCCTCGGCCGGGCCACCCTCACCTCGATGTGGGCCCAGGGCATCCGCCCGGAGGACGTGAAGAGCGGCGCGAACAACTTCAAGGTCCGGATGCTCGCGGCGTCCCTGTGGTGGGCCAACCAGTCGGCGATCTCCGACGTCGACCTCGACCGCGACCGGGACTACGCCGAAAAGGGCGTCGCCTACTTCAAGAACCCCGCCAAGGGCGAGACGATGAAGGCGGACGCGGGACTCGCGTCGGCGATCAAGGAGTACCAGCAGAACGTCGGCCTGAAGCCGACCGGCGTCGCCGATTCGAAGACCCTCAACTGGCTGGTCGGCGGGGCGGTCAAGGAACCCGGCAAGGTCGGCCGTTAG
- a CDS encoding hydrolase: MWTALEPPATTVAPGDSAVVRLRVRNTGDTVEEYRLSPVGDPAGWASIEPAVLRLYPGAEGTSDITFAPPRTPDAVAGPTPFGIRVEPREHPGDADVVEGRLTVGPFAELRTELVPRTVRGRRRARGRVAVDNLGNQPLTASFSTRDNGDAITVEALPTAVQVDPGRAGFAEVQLTATNVSWFGGVRQHPFTVSVLRSGEPTPNELRGTYVQPSVFPGWFLAVGSLLLALAVAFAVFWFQHDIGVKSQASEQAAAREEPLPQGSKSPLPSTPPSPSKAPDPPSAPPSAPAAQQPKPKPAGGGSGGGGGGGGGGPKKPQYDPNKLVRIQSGLGKYLTTATDQKPEGRYVYSWDEIRDQPTWDQYWYVRPLPKNEFAFTASTEKWAVADNTREGNQVQMWGASGGDASLTNGQMTSNQKWAIEPIEGADGFVRLISKDGGWCLSDLSPNDKVMQVTEVRPCGALPADQQRWRIVD; this comes from the coding sequence ATGTGGACTGCCCTGGAGCCCCCCGCCACCACCGTCGCACCCGGTGACAGCGCCGTCGTACGACTGCGGGTGCGCAACACCGGGGACACGGTCGAGGAGTACCGGCTCTCTCCGGTCGGTGACCCCGCCGGGTGGGCGAGCATCGAGCCGGCCGTGCTGCGGCTCTACCCCGGGGCGGAGGGAACCTCCGACATCACCTTCGCGCCCCCGCGCACCCCGGACGCCGTGGCCGGCCCGACTCCGTTCGGCATCCGCGTCGAACCGCGCGAGCACCCCGGGGACGCCGATGTCGTGGAGGGCCGGCTCACCGTCGGCCCGTTCGCCGAACTCCGTACGGAGCTGGTGCCGCGCACCGTGCGCGGCCGGCGCAGGGCGCGCGGCCGGGTGGCCGTCGACAACCTCGGCAACCAGCCGCTGACCGCCTCCTTCTCAACCCGCGACAACGGCGACGCCATCACCGTGGAGGCCCTGCCCACCGCGGTCCAGGTCGACCCGGGCCGCGCCGGGTTCGCCGAGGTCCAGCTGACCGCGACGAACGTGAGCTGGTTCGGCGGGGTGCGCCAGCACCCCTTCACCGTCTCCGTCCTGAGGTCCGGCGAACCCACCCCGAACGAGCTGCGCGGCACGTACGTGCAGCCGTCGGTCTTCCCCGGCTGGTTCCTCGCCGTCGGCTCGCTGCTGCTGGCGCTTGCCGTGGCGTTCGCGGTGTTCTGGTTCCAGCACGACATCGGCGTCAAGAGCCAGGCCTCCGAGCAGGCGGCCGCCCGGGAGGAACCCCTCCCGCAGGGCTCCAAGTCGCCGCTGCCGTCCACGCCGCCCTCCCCGTCGAAGGCCCCCGACCCGCCGTCCGCGCCGCCCTCGGCCCCGGCCGCCCAGCAGCCGAAGCCGAAGCCCGCCGGCGGTGGGTCCGGCGGTGGCGGTGGCGGTGGTGGTGGCGGGCCGAAGAAGCCCCAGTACGACCCGAACAAACTGGTACGCATCCAGTCGGGGCTCGGGAAGTACCTGACCACGGCCACGGACCAGAAGCCGGAGGGCCGCTACGTCTACTCCTGGGACGAGATCCGCGACCAGCCCACGTGGGACCAGTACTGGTACGTGCGCCCGCTGCCGAAGAACGAGTTCGCCTTCACGGCGTCGACCGAGAAGTGGGCCGTCGCCGACAACACCCGGGAGGGCAACCAGGTGCAGATGTGGGGGGCGTCCGGCGGTGATGCGAGCCTGACGAACGGCCAGATGACGTCGAACCAGAAGTGGGCGATAGAACCGATCGAGGGGGCGGACGGGTTTGTGCGGCTGATCAGCAAGGACGGGGGTTGGTGCCTGTCCGATCTGTCGCCCAACGACAAGGTGATGCAGGTGACGGAGGTGCGCCCCTGCGGAGCCCTCCCGGCCGACCAACAACGCTGGCGCATAGTCGACTAG
- a CDS encoding response regulator transcription factor produces the protein MPLLANRVTVTVHASDPLSRAGVISHLQHQPTVEVLRETRDPRDGEGRTADPTVAVMLVDQVDDSASAELRRVVRGGEQRVVLIARELREPDLLTVVEYGVRAILWRHQATEQRLLKAVHSAARGEGELPPDLISRLLVQVGRLRRSETTSASAGSSSAAPLFGMAPREVDVLRLVAEGLDTRQISEKLAYSERTVKNILHALMTRLQLTNRAHAVAYALREGYI, from the coding sequence ATGCCATTGCTCGCGAATCGTGTCACGGTGACCGTTCACGCCTCCGATCCGCTGAGCCGGGCCGGAGTCATCAGTCATTTGCAGCACCAGCCCACCGTCGAAGTCCTGCGCGAGACCCGCGACCCCCGCGACGGCGAGGGCCGCACGGCCGACCCCACCGTCGCCGTGATGCTCGTCGACCAGGTCGACGACTCGGCCTCCGCGGAGCTGCGCCGCGTCGTGCGCGGCGGCGAACAGCGCGTGGTGCTCATCGCGCGCGAGCTGCGCGAACCCGATCTCCTGACCGTGGTCGAGTACGGGGTGCGGGCCATCCTGTGGCGTCACCAGGCCACCGAGCAGCGCCTGTTGAAGGCCGTGCACAGCGCGGCGCGCGGCGAGGGCGAACTGCCGCCGGACCTCATCAGCCGACTGCTCGTCCAGGTCGGACGGCTGCGCCGCTCGGAGACGACGTCCGCGTCGGCCGGTTCCTCGTCCGCCGCGCCCCTCTTCGGCATGGCGCCGCGCGAGGTCGACGTGCTGCGCCTGGTCGCCGAGGGCCTCGACACCCGCCAGATCTCCGAGAAGCTCGCCTACTCGGAACGCACCGTCAAAAACATTCTGCACGCCCTGATGACCCGCCTCCAGCTCACCAACCGCGCGCACGCGGTGGCCTACGCGCTGCGCGAGGGCTACATCTAG
- a CDS encoding DUF4255 domain-containing protein: MIHEIDEALRRILRGGALPEGTGDVVFEAPTRDWAARRNTPTLNAYLYDIREDVARRERGSYAERDANGVVLRRRQPPRWYRLSYLLTAWTSRPEDEHRLLSGALACLLPHEMLPDAFVPPALEAYNVTIPLTVAVPPAESRSLADIWSALGGELKPSLDVVITTPFPVTPVYDVAPPVTEGVISVRGRDGVPADAKPRMMRSSRGDASRKDASRKDASRKDGSRNDGGQNGGTR, encoded by the coding sequence ATGATCCACGAAATAGACGAGGCGCTGCGGCGCATCCTGCGCGGCGGGGCACTCCCCGAGGGAACGGGGGACGTCGTCTTCGAGGCGCCCACCCGCGACTGGGCGGCCCGGCGCAACACCCCCACCCTCAACGCCTATCTGTACGACATCCGCGAGGACGTGGCCCGCCGCGAACGCGGATCGTACGCGGAGCGGGACGCCAACGGCGTGGTGCTGCGCAGGCGCCAGCCGCCCCGCTGGTACCGCCTGTCCTACCTCCTGACGGCGTGGACGAGCCGCCCCGAGGACGAACACCGCCTGCTGTCCGGCGCGTTGGCGTGTCTGCTGCCGCACGAGATGCTGCCCGACGCCTTCGTACCGCCGGCTCTTGAGGCGTACAACGTGACCATTCCGTTGACGGTCGCGGTACCGCCCGCCGAGTCGCGTTCGCTCGCCGACATCTGGTCGGCGCTCGGCGGCGAGCTGAAGCCCTCGCTCGACGTGGTGATCACGACGCCGTTCCCGGTCACCCCGGTGTACGACGTCGCCCCGCCGGTGACCGAGGGCGTGATCAGCGTGCGCGGCCGGGACGGGGTGCCCGCCGACGCCAAGCCGCGGATGATGCGGAGCTCGCGGGGCGACGCCTCACGCAAGGACGCCTCACGCAAGGACGCCTCCCGCAAGGACGGCTCCCGCAACGACGGCGGCCAGAACGGTGGTACCCGGTGA
- a CDS encoding AfsR/SARP family transcriptional regulator, whose protein sequence is MAVSGGTSEGGIPGGTSGGTDGAAGVAGGLRFRMLGPVEGDLDGRPLPLGPPQQRALLAVLLLREGRPVSMPELLDAIWGERLPPRGVGTLRTYVSRLRTLLEPGRPSRTPARLLVSADDGYALRVPAAALDTVVFEARLAEAARLRGAGDTAAAHRELTGALALWGGSPLSGLPGPHAERERDRLTELWLSAREDHFHGALALDRHAATIASLRAFAAEHPLRERTQALLMLALHRAGRQADAFAVYETTRRTLDAELGVPPGPELTALHTRLLTRPAREPRQAGRARETRPGREGHPSGEPRSAPAAGRGPRPPQGSGQPHAPAPPNEHRAAREHGTPGTSRPSGAPHPLGAARPDRGARPEPGHRPEPGYRTGPPSDPAPAQEPIPAWEFRRSDVAGPDASRSDASRPGAPQFDAPRCAAPRAGAPRPAPEPRPAAAPRAAGPARGEPVPSTAPTAPTAPAAPAALGADIGPDGPVPPAERRPVHPRPSQLPPAIADFTGRVGFLGEVSDLLQEAADGRFTGVGILTGLGGVGKSALAVRAGHRMRRAFPDGQLYVDLRGGDAEPADSADVLAHLLHSLGVAEEAVPDDIGRRGALYRSLLSARRVLVLLDNAHDTAQLTPLLPGTPGSAVLVTSRTRIVGLPGARIVDVEAMSEQDALTMLETIVGAERVRAEPEAARQLVASCGRLPLAVRIAASRLTARSDWAVADLTARLRDERHRLDELEADGLGVDAAFRLSYEGLAGPAARAFRLTAAAAVPVFGRSTAAALLDADEYAAEEALEALVDAGLLEACGVDRYRFHDLVRIFARRVLDASPDAAERPAAQRRLLDHVLATVRNTVRCLRPLSRVPDLLHTPRTPGYRPADAEAARAWLQESHQLIRDTAEQALGKGPWEELGADALRPAVDLLTGWAHLVLGTARRRELHGPARLALTVAHRHGDSRSAGRALRLIAAVPQQTCDTYRHTERTLREALRCAALARDPLTESEAAHELAMILAAMGRPADALPLFEQAYARFVELGSKGEAVRVLAHVVRAHMLLGHKERAESAANEVLRSARELGDRGTLGHVLYQIGCALLAGGRPVRAAAHLRESRQHHQWVGDLRWEAMAWARLAHCALARERPGEAAACATQALSIEGDLGDPFCRGLALAARGRALLALGETPALSALASLRTAHRLLSARGAAEADELTSLLRSAPAVPGQPPGPPGSPVGGATSAAGAAL, encoded by the coding sequence GTGGCGGTATCCGGCGGAACGAGCGAGGGCGGCATACCCGGCGGCACATCCGGCGGCACGGACGGCGCCGCCGGTGTTGCCGGTGGGCTGCGGTTCCGCATGCTCGGTCCCGTCGAGGGCGACCTCGACGGCCGGCCCCTGCCGCTCGGACCACCCCAGCAGCGGGCCCTGCTCGCCGTGCTGCTGCTGCGCGAGGGCCGGCCCGTCTCCATGCCCGAACTGCTCGACGCGATCTGGGGGGAACGGCTGCCCCCGCGCGGCGTCGGCACCCTGCGCACCTACGTCTCGCGCCTTCGCACCCTCCTGGAGCCGGGCCGCCCCTCGCGCACTCCGGCCAGGCTCCTGGTGTCGGCGGACGACGGATACGCGTTGCGGGTTCCGGCCGCGGCGCTCGACACCGTTGTCTTCGAGGCGCGGCTCGCCGAGGCGGCCCGGCTGCGCGGTGCGGGCGACACCGCGGCCGCCCACCGCGAGCTGACCGGCGCCCTCGCCCTGTGGGGCGGCAGCCCGCTGTCCGGCCTTCCCGGCCCGCACGCGGAGCGCGAGCGCGACCGCCTCACCGAGCTGTGGCTCTCCGCCCGCGAGGACCACTTCCACGGCGCCCTCGCCCTGGACCGCCACGCCGCGACGATCGCCTCGCTGCGCGCGTTCGCCGCCGAACACCCGCTGCGCGAACGCACCCAGGCCCTGTTGATGCTGGCGCTGCACCGGGCCGGCCGCCAGGCCGACGCGTTCGCCGTGTACGAGACGACCCGGCGCACCCTGGACGCCGAACTCGGCGTGCCGCCGGGCCCCGAGCTGACCGCCCTGCACACCCGTCTCCTGACCCGCCCCGCGCGCGAGCCCCGCCAGGCCGGCCGCGCGCGGGAGACACGGCCGGGGCGGGAGGGCCACCCGTCCGGCGAGCCCCGCTCCGCGCCCGCCGCGGGACGCGGACCCCGCCCGCCGCAGGGGTCGGGCCAGCCGCACGCGCCCGCCCCGCCGAACGAACACCGCGCGGCGCGCGAGCACGGCACGCCGGGCACATCCCGCCCGTCCGGGGCGCCCCACCCGCTGGGCGCGGCCCGCCCGGACCGGGGGGCCCGCCCGGAGCCCGGACACCGCCCGGAGCCCGGATACCGCACGGGCCCGCCGTCCGACCCGGCGCCGGCCCAAGAGCCCATTCCCGCCTGGGAGTTCCGCCGGTCCGATGTGGCAGGGCCCGACGCGTCCCGGTCCGACGCGTCCCGGCCCGGTGCGCCCCAGTTCGATGCGCCGCGATGCGCCGCGCCGCGAGCCGGCGCGCCCCGCCCGGCCCCGGAGCCGCGCCCCGCCGCCGCGCCCCGCGCGGCCGGCCCCGCGCGCGGCGAACCGGTGCCGTCGACCGCCCCGACCGCCCCGACCGCCCCCGCCGCCCCCGCCGCTCTCGGCGCGGACATCGGGCCGGACGGCCCCGTACCGCCCGCCGAGCGCCGTCCCGTACACCCCCGGCCCTCCCAACTCCCGCCCGCGATAGCGGACTTCACCGGCCGAGTGGGTTTCCTCGGCGAGGTGTCCGACCTGCTCCAGGAGGCCGCCGACGGGCGTTTCACGGGGGTGGGGATCCTGACCGGGCTCGGCGGTGTCGGCAAGAGCGCCCTGGCCGTGCGGGCGGGCCACCGCATGCGCCGGGCCTTCCCCGACGGACAGCTCTACGTCGACCTGCGCGGCGGCGACGCCGAGCCCGCCGACAGCGCGGACGTCCTCGCCCACCTGCTGCACTCGCTCGGCGTCGCCGAGGAGGCCGTGCCCGACGACATCGGCCGGCGCGGCGCCCTGTACCGCTCGCTGCTCTCCGCGCGGCGCGTGCTCGTGCTGCTCGACAACGCGCACGACACCGCGCAGCTGACGCCCCTGCTGCCCGGCACCCCCGGCAGCGCGGTCCTCGTCACCAGCCGGACCCGCATCGTGGGCCTGCCCGGGGCGCGGATCGTCGACGTGGAGGCGATGAGCGAGCAGGACGCGCTGACCATGCTCGAAACCATCGTGGGCGCCGAGCGGGTGCGTGCCGAACCCGAGGCGGCCCGCCAACTCGTCGCGTCCTGCGGCCGGTTGCCGCTCGCCGTGCGCATCGCGGCGTCCCGGCTCACCGCCCGCTCCGACTGGGCGGTGGCCGACCTGACGGCCCGGCTGCGCGACGAACGCCACCGCCTGGACGAGCTGGAGGCCGACGGACTCGGGGTCGACGCCGCGTTCCGGCTCAGCTACGAAGGCCTCGCAGGTCCGGCCGCGCGTGCCTTCCGCCTCACGGCCGCCGCGGCCGTGCCGGTCTTCGGGCGGTCCACCGCGGCCGCCCTGCTCGACGCCGACGAGTACGCGGCGGAGGAGGCCCTGGAGGCGCTGGTCGACGCCGGTCTCCTGGAGGCCTGCGGGGTGGACCGCTACCGCTTCCACGACCTGGTGCGGATCTTCGCCCGGCGCGTGCTCGACGCCTCGCCCGACGCGGCCGAACGCCCGGCGGCGCAGCGCAGACTGCTCGACCACGTCCTGGCCACCGTCCGCAACACGGTGCGCTGTCTGCGCCCGCTCAGCCGCGTCCCCGACCTGCTGCACACCCCGCGGACGCCCGGGTACCGGCCGGCCGACGCCGAGGCCGCGCGGGCCTGGCTCCAGGAGTCGCACCAGCTGATCCGGGACACCGCCGAGCAGGCCCTCGGCAAGGGCCCCTGGGAGGAGCTGGGCGCGGACGCGCTTCGCCCCGCCGTCGACCTCCTCACCGGCTGGGCACACCTCGTGCTCGGCACGGCACGGCGCCGCGAACTCCACGGTCCGGCCCGCCTCGCCCTGACCGTGGCGCACCGTCACGGCGACTCCCGCTCGGCGGGCCGGGCGCTGCGCCTGATCGCCGCGGTGCCGCAGCAGACCTGCGACACCTACCGTCACACCGAGCGCACCCTGCGGGAAGCCCTGAGGTGCGCGGCGCTGGCCCGCGACCCGCTGACCGAGTCGGAGGCGGCACACGAACTCGCCATGATCCTCGCCGCGATGGGGCGGCCCGCCGACGCGCTGCCCCTGTTCGAGCAGGCGTACGCCCGCTTCGTCGAGCTGGGCAGCAAGGGCGAGGCGGTGCGCGTACTCGCCCATGTCGTACGCGCCCACATGCTGCTCGGCCACAAGGAACGCGCCGAGTCGGCGGCCAATGAAGTGCTGCGGTCGGCAAGGGAGTTGGGCGACCGGGGTACGCTCGGACATGTGCTGTACCAGATCGGCTGCGCGTTGCTCGCGGGCGGCCGTCCGGTGCGGGCCGCGGCCCACCTGCGGGAATCGCGCCAGCACCACCAATGGGTCGGCGACCTGCGGTGGGAGGCGATGGCGTGGGCCCGGCTCGCGCACTGCGCGCTGGCCAGGGAGCGGCCCGGCGAGGCCGCGGCCTGCGCCACCCAGGCGCTGTCCATCGAGGGCGACCTCGGCGATCCGTTCTGCCGGGGCCTCGCGCTCGCGGCCCGCGGCCGTGCGCTGCTCGCCCTCGGCGAGACGCCGGCGCTGTCCGCGCTGGCCTCGCTGCGCACCGCGCACCGGCTGCTCAGCGCGCGCGGCGCGGCGGAGGCCGACGAGCTGACGTCGCTGTTGCGGTCCGCGCCCGCGGTGCCGGGACAGCCCCCGGGCCCGCCGGGAAGCCCGGTGGGCGGGGCCACGAGTGCAGCCGGCGCTGCCCTCTGA